The following coding sequences lie in one Pontibacter sp. G13 genomic window:
- the mutY gene encoding A/G-specific adenine glycosylase, with translation MPQIGPLVVQWFAQAGRHLDWRETRDPYRIWVSEIIFQQTRIQQGQGYFHRFMERFPSLEILADADLDEVLKYWEGLGYYSRARNIHAAAHQLMGTFEGAFPQTVKELLALKGVGPYTARAIGSFAFDLPVGVLDGNVIRVVSRMMALDLPVDKPKVRALLQERVDEWASQVDSRSFNNGMMDIGSTICTPTQPKCPDCPLLDHCQAASLGTQTEFPKKTPKAKRKVKYFHFFFAPNQEGEFPIRKRPEKGLWGGLWEIPNEEVSKKAWENQQTSIPAAYLGQLKHAFTHFDMMINVFHVTHPDHQWEADTFIPTQKIPIFAFSKAVLNIFELVENHGEIRPQ, from the coding sequence ATGCCCCAAATTGGTCCCCTCGTCGTCCAATGGTTTGCCCAAGCTGGTCGACACCTCGATTGGCGCGAAACCCGTGATCCTTACCGGATATGGGTGTCAGAAATCATTTTTCAGCAAACCCGAATCCAGCAAGGTCAAGGCTATTTCCATCGTTTCATGGAGCGCTTCCCTTCTCTGGAAATCCTCGCCGATGCAGACCTAGATGAGGTCCTCAAATACTGGGAAGGATTGGGCTATTACAGCCGCGCAAGAAATATTCATGCTGCCGCCCATCAACTCATGGGAACCTTCGAAGGAGCATTCCCACAAACGGTCAAGGAACTTTTGGCCCTCAAAGGGGTCGGACCTTACACGGCAAGGGCCATTGGGTCATTTGCTTTTGACCTACCTGTCGGGGTTCTGGATGGAAATGTGATCAGAGTCGTAAGCCGGATGATGGCACTGGATCTTCCAGTGGACAAACCGAAAGTAAGGGCGCTACTCCAAGAGCGAGTAGACGAATGGGCTAGTCAGGTAGACAGTCGTTCCTTCAACAACGGAATGATGGACATTGGCTCGACCATCTGCACCCCGACCCAACCCAAATGTCCGGATTGCCCATTACTGGACCACTGCCAAGCAGCTTCTTTGGGTACCCAAACCGAATTCCCCAAGAAGACCCCAAAGGCCAAACGGAAGGTGAAGTACTTCCACTTCTTTTTTGCCCCGAATCAGGAAGGGGAATTCCCGATCCGAAAACGACCCGAGAAGGGATTATGGGGCGGACTGTGGGAAATTCCCAATGAAGAAGTGTCCAAAAAAGCATGGGAAAATCAGCAGACATCCATTCCTGCCGCGTATCTCGGGCAACTCAAACACGCATTCACCCATTTTGACATGATGATCAACGTTTTCCACGTGACCCATCCAGATCATCAATGGGAGGCAGATACATTCATTCCTACCCAGAAAATTCCTATATTTGCTTTCTCCAAAGCGGTGTTGAACATCTTTGAGTTGGTAGAAAATCATGGCGAAATACGGCCTCAATAA
- a CDS encoding M56 family metallopeptidase yields MNPFESLIPENLTEALGWTLMHSIWQGLLIVVTLAVVLHLVPRKASHLRYGTSLLSLLAMFGWMIFTFAQSYERVQYREYQDLHLEPVVVFEHGQLISVEAAEPTFLEMVWENVQDLAEPVIPYTATIWLIGFAIFTLRLITGFAYLQKIRTQDNRTLNRSLQVRVNTLAKQMGIHKTLLMLESTRIDSPMVIGHLKPVVLMPLGMITGLTPDQLDAVLAHELAHVRRHDYLINLVHSFIEAVLFYHPAYWWISARIHEEREHCCDDIAVSVHGDAMKYAKALAEVETIRQTQIIPQLAMELSGKHGTLMGRIQRLLLQDKRNRSFRERIVFAAVLLMTTSLIAWISPNSYAKDHSSNPISFGNTGKPESNDQGLPTPITPPTPPAAPFAMAAPVAPDVDPMVEFVPVAPYNDTDWFNFAIVDTPPPASRDYWVTPGGNVLILSDGVREIQAEEIHYIDELPRGATSYRMTDEGTIVISPYEQLDQSTLRELNAPRGSKVFIISQNGHSGHLFENAGDQSFTYRISRGGEEEPFIQSYHEDDWDEISEEFEDAMEDLEDAMEEIGDAMEELEDAFEEGMDEWEEGMEDLEDEFEDANVNWEGVSNLFEGQIQQQLGQQIAELNTIHTQEIVALSMELAQVEMQANLRGGRPSPQELRRIEELKVQIEHIGEQIEVEAEAIEEQAEEMVRQMESNIQQMTIGNGQIRIELDNDNNWTRDFGNDREGRIAYINVDGTRIEIRSEDGNTISEIYEADDIQRRKAEMHRRRAEMERARAEQHRALADQRRQIAEEQRRIAQEKRRIAEEQRRIAQEQRRVVEERRQREIAPRRRDLSPEQVEEIRRQAEESRAQREIEIAERRREIEEQERIRQIELQQRQREMEERERQRRERIRSDQDQIVYEAEQELDREQASRNWAQIETILADELYEDGLINDNEDEVVIRLFDESMRINGQRVTGAQFRKYYDIMSRSGLRIGSGSKITIQL; encoded by the coding sequence ATGAATCCTTTCGAATCTCTCATCCCCGAAAACCTCACAGAAGCATTGGGCTGGACGTTGATGCACTCCATCTGGCAAGGGCTCCTCATCGTGGTCACGCTGGCTGTCGTCCTGCACCTCGTCCCCAGAAAAGCTTCACACCTACGCTACGGCACGTCCTTACTCTCCCTATTGGCCATGTTTGGATGGATGATTTTTACATTCGCCCAATCCTATGAGCGTGTCCAATACCGAGAATATCAGGATCTGCATTTGGAGCCTGTGGTCGTCTTCGAACATGGTCAGCTGATCTCCGTGGAGGCAGCCGAGCCCACCTTCTTGGAAATGGTCTGGGAAAATGTGCAAGATCTAGCCGAACCGGTCATCCCATACACAGCAACGATCTGGCTGATTGGCTTCGCGATCTTCACGCTGCGCCTAATCACGGGATTTGCGTACCTCCAGAAGATCCGCACACAAGACAATCGCACACTCAATCGATCCCTGCAAGTGCGGGTAAACACGCTCGCCAAGCAGATGGGCATCCACAAAACCTTGTTGATGCTTGAGTCCACGAGGATTGATTCTCCCATGGTGATCGGTCACCTCAAACCTGTGGTCCTGATGCCCTTAGGCATGATCACTGGCCTGACCCCTGACCAACTCGATGCCGTACTTGCACACGAATTGGCTCACGTCCGTCGTCATGACTATCTCATCAATCTCGTCCACTCATTCATTGAAGCAGTCCTGTTCTATCACCCTGCATACTGGTGGATTTCTGCACGAATCCACGAAGAGCGCGAACATTGCTGCGATGACATCGCGGTCTCCGTCCATGGAGATGCCATGAAATATGCCAAGGCGCTCGCCGAGGTCGAAACCATTCGCCAAACTCAAATTATTCCTCAACTAGCCATGGAATTGTCTGGAAAACACGGAACCCTTATGGGCAGAATCCAACGATTGCTGCTCCAAGACAAGCGAAATCGCTCCTTTAGAGAGCGCATCGTATTTGCCGCGGTCCTGCTGATGACCACCTCGCTCATCGCATGGATCTCCCCCAACTCCTACGCCAAGGATCATTCGAGCAATCCGATTTCCTTCGGGAATACCGGCAAGCCTGAATCCAATGATCAAGGCCTTCCCACTCCGATCACACCACCTACTCCTCCCGCGGCACCATTTGCCATGGCCGCTCCTGTAGCTCCTGATGTAGATCCCATGGTAGAATTTGTGCCAGTCGCTCCATACAATGACACGGACTGGTTCAACTTTGCGATTGTGGATACTCCCCCACCTGCTTCTCGCGACTATTGGGTGACGCCTGGAGGCAATGTGCTCATCTTGTCAGATGGAGTAAGAGAGATTCAAGCGGAGGAAATTCACTATATCGATGAATTGCCGCGTGGAGCTACCAGCTATCGGATGACAGATGAAGGCACCATTGTGATCTCTCCTTACGAACAATTGGATCAATCTACCCTGAGAGAACTCAATGCGCCAAGAGGTAGCAAAGTCTTCATCATTTCTCAAAATGGTCATAGCGGCCATCTGTTTGAAAACGCGGGAGACCAGAGCTTCACCTATCGCATATCCCGTGGCGGAGAGGAGGAGCCCTTTATCCAAAGCTATCACGAAGACGATTGGGACGAAATCTCAGAAGAGTTCGAAGACGCCATGGAAGACCTCGAGGATGCCATGGAAGAGATCGGAGATGCCATGGAAGAACTTGAGGACGCTTTCGAGGAAGGCATGGATGAATGGGAAGAAGGTATGGAAGATCTCGAAGACGAATTCGAAGATGCCAATGTCAATTGGGAAGGGGTTTCCAATCTGTTCGAAGGGCAAATCCAACAACAACTCGGTCAGCAGATCGCAGAATTGAATACCATTCACACACAAGAGATCGTCGCTTTGTCTATGGAATTGGCCCAAGTGGAAATGCAAGCCAATCTCCGTGGAGGTCGTCCAAGTCCTCAAGAATTGAGACGAATTGAAGAACTCAAAGTCCAGATTGAGCATATTGGCGAGCAAATCGAAGTCGAAGCGGAAGCTATCGAAGAACAGGCGGAAGAAATGGTTCGCCAGATGGAATCCAACATCCAGCAGATGACGATTGGAAACGGACAGATCCGAATAGAGCTAGACAATGACAACAATTGGACCCGGGATTTCGGAAACGACCGTGAAGGAAGGATTGCCTACATCAATGTAGATGGCACTCGAATTGAAATCCGCTCCGAAGATGGCAACACCATCAGCGAAATCTACGAAGCTGACGACATCCAACGCCGCAAAGCGGAAATGCATCGCCGACGCGCCGAAATGGAACGGGCTCGTGCAGAACAACATCGCGCACTTGCTGATCAGCGCAGACAAATTGCCGAGGAACAACGCCGCATTGCGCAGGAAAAGCGCCGTATCGCCGAGGAGCAACGCAGAATTGCTCAAGAACAACGCCGCGTGGTCGAAGAAAGACGCCAGAGAGAAATTGCTCCACGCAGAAGAGACTTGTCTCCTGAGCAGGTCGAGGAAATTCGTCGGCAGGCAGAAGAGTCCCGTGCACAGCGCGAAATCGAAATCGCGGAACGCAGAAGAGAGATCGAGGAACAAGAACGCATCCGCCAGATCGAGCTACAACAGCGCCAGAGAGAAATGGAAGAGCGTGAGCGTCAGCGCAGAGAGCGTATCCGCAGCGATCAGGATCAAATCGTCTACGAGGCAGAGCAGGAATTGGACAGAGAACAAGCTTCCCGAAATTGGGCGCAAATCGAAACGATTCTTGCCGACGAGCTCTATGAAGATGGCCTGATCAATGACAATGAAGACGAAGTCGTCATCCGCTTGTTTGACGAATCCATGCGCATCAACGGTCAGCGCGTGACTGGCGCACAATTCAGAAAATATTACGACATCATGAGCAGAAGCGGTCTCCGGATTGGCAGTGGCTCAAAAATAACCATCCAATTGTAG
- a CDS encoding Fur family transcriptional regulator, giving the protein MEDLRQFLKHHALRFTPSRADMLQVLMQHSNAMSQREIESAMKGPCDRVTIYRNLSSFLDKGIIHKVLDNEGVMKYAICSPQCSDGSHHHDHVHFKCLQCGDTTCVDEVKIPAVALPEGYQLQEVNMLLQGLCPKCR; this is encoded by the coding sequence ATGGAGGATTTGAGACAATTTCTGAAGCACCACGCTTTGAGATTCACCCCGAGCCGCGCAGATATGTTGCAGGTGCTCATGCAACACTCCAATGCCATGAGCCAACGGGAAATAGAATCTGCGATGAAGGGGCCTTGTGATCGGGTAACGATTTACCGGAACTTGTCTTCCTTTTTGGACAAAGGGATTATCCATAAAGTCCTCGACAATGAGGGCGTGATGAAATATGCCATTTGCTCCCCGCAATGCTCTGACGGATCTCACCATCACGATCACGTCCACTTCAAATGCCTCCAATGTGGAGATACTACCTGCGTTGATGAGGTGAAAATTCCCGCCGTTGCCCTACCGGAAGGGTATCAGCTTCAAGAAGTCAATATGTTGCTTCAGGGCCTTTGCCCAAAATGCCGTTAG
- the ssb gene encoding single-stranded DNA-binding protein: MAKYGLNKVTLIGNLGADPEIKYLDQGIPFANIRIACTESFRDRNGGNRDHTEWVNVTVWRGQAEVVGKFCRKGSTVCVEGRLRTRSWQTPEGETRYRTEVEATRVILLDGRPQQQPFNQPVAQSQPTQQMGYPQQQPNTQVPPTQPPAHTGYQQQPPATNHPSQPNTQIPNQHLAKEEDLPF, encoded by the coding sequence ATGGCGAAATACGGCCTCAATAAGGTTACCCTCATCGGTAATCTGGGCGCAGACCCCGAAATCAAATATCTCGATCAAGGCATTCCATTTGCCAATATCCGGATTGCTTGTACGGAATCCTTCCGCGATCGAAATGGCGGAAATCGTGATCACACAGAATGGGTCAACGTAACCGTATGGCGTGGACAAGCTGAAGTAGTGGGCAAATTTTGTCGCAAGGGTTCCACCGTTTGCGTAGAAGGGCGTCTTCGTACCAGAAGTTGGCAAACACCAGAAGGTGAAACTCGCTACCGTACAGAAGTGGAAGCTACGCGGGTGATCCTGCTCGACGGAAGACCACAACAACAGCCCTTCAATCAGCCAGTTGCCCAGTCCCAACCCACTCAACAGATGGGCTACCCACAACAGCAACCCAATACCCAGGTTCCTCCCACACAGCCACCTGCACACACGGGATACCAACAGCAACCTCCTGCGACGAATCATCCGTCCCAACCAAACACCCAAATACCCAATCAACATCTGGCCAAAGAAGAAGACCTCCCTTTCTAG
- a CDS encoding tetratricopeptide repeat protein — protein MATRPDTSSQRSGAPLRWGIVGAGVLVLTLLFFADKTNLEPTKPTQLNAGEVVSGPSQTTGLPALAPDPQLDGWISQLSDAKDEEKSRLLDSIVVALQARNRFAYAADYAFEAAELDRSFEKRLRAGVLSQQATELSYVASDTAMASKYGSRAVELLGPLVESDPNNEEALLHYGLALVVTGKQPMNGILTIRKVLELNPDNVEAGYRLGTFSIQTGQYDKAAQRFLHVLEVAPDHYPAMYQLAVVKSRQGDVPGSLQLLEQVVAGSKDSELTLSAREMINSIQ, from the coding sequence ATGGCAACCCGACCCGATACATCCTCACAGCGCTCCGGAGCACCACTCCGTTGGGGCATCGTAGGCGCTGGAGTATTGGTCCTGACCTTGTTGTTTTTTGCCGACAAGACCAATTTGGAACCCACAAAACCTACCCAGCTTAATGCTGGGGAGGTGGTTTCAGGCCCTTCACAGACCACTGGATTGCCTGCATTGGCTCCTGATCCACAGCTAGATGGTTGGATTTCTCAACTATCAGATGCAAAAGATGAGGAAAAGTCAAGGTTATTAGACTCTATTGTCGTAGCTTTGCAGGCTAGAAACCGGTTTGCGTATGCCGCAGATTATGCATTTGAGGCAGCTGAACTGGATCGTTCTTTTGAAAAACGACTGAGAGCGGGTGTATTGAGCCAGCAAGCGACTGAGTTGTCCTATGTGGCAAGCGACACGGCTATGGCTTCCAAGTATGGAAGTCGTGCGGTAGAGTTGCTCGGTCCTTTGGTTGAATCTGATCCCAACAACGAAGAAGCATTGCTGCACTATGGTCTTGCCTTGGTAGTAACCGGCAAGCAACCAATGAACGGCATCTTGACGATTCGGAAAGTTCTGGAGTTGAATCCAGACAACGTGGAAGCAGGTTACCGACTGGGTACTTTTTCTATCCAGACGGGCCAATACGACAAAGCTGCTCAAAGATTTTTGCATGTGTTGGAAGTGGCACCTGATCACTATCCCGCCATGTATCAGTTGGCTGTCGTCAAATCACGGCAAGGAGATGTACCTGGATCCCTTCAATTGTTGGAACAGGTGGTTGCCGGATCTAAGGATAGCGAGCTCACGCTCTCTGCTCGAGAGATGATCAATTCCATTCAATAG
- the mqnB gene encoding futalosine hydrolase: MSILIVAATLAETAGIRKELALYPQSKRLFTGTIGEQAIHFLHTGVGIVNTSYQLGRYLAFHRPAFALNLGIAGSFQGSLPIGATVQIGTSVFPEMGAESLEGFLDMEALGFPVIDTPSGPIFNTLENPAPMNSELPLVKDLTVNTVHGRIESIEQTQHRWHPDIESMETGAFFHAMLEIGIPFAAVRAISNRVEPRNRDAWNIPLALKSLHAWFLESYLQNVNA, translated from the coding sequence ATGAGTATATTGATCGTGGCGGCCACGCTGGCAGAGACGGCAGGCATTCGCAAAGAGCTCGCACTTTATCCCCAAAGCAAGCGCCTTTTCACTGGAACCATTGGAGAGCAGGCGATTCATTTTCTGCATACAGGCGTCGGCATCGTCAACACCTCCTACCAACTCGGCCGCTATCTCGCTTTTCATAGACCGGCTTTTGCATTAAATCTGGGCATTGCTGGTTCTTTCCAAGGTTCTCTCCCGATTGGAGCTACCGTTCAAATTGGCACATCGGTATTTCCGGAAATGGGCGCGGAATCGCTTGAGGGATTTTTGGACATGGAGGCTTTGGGATTTCCGGTCATTGACACCCCAAGTGGTCCTATTTTCAACACATTGGAAAACCCTGCACCTATGAATTCAGAATTGCCCTTGGTGAAAGACCTCACGGTCAATACGGTTCATGGTCGTATTGAAAGCATTGAACAAACCCAGCATCGCTGGCACCCAGATATTGAGAGCATGGAGACAGGCGCATTTTTCCATGCTATGCTGGAAATCGGGATTCCATTTGCCGCTGTGCGGGCGATTTCCAATCGTGTAGAACCTCGCAATCGGGACGCCTGGAATATCCCGCTAGCGCTCAAAAGTCTTCATGCGTGGTTCTTGGAATCTTATTTGCAGAATGTGAATGCGTAG
- the gldE gene encoding gliding motility-associated protein GldE: MDPDPGNFLLSFTILDAWPLTGPQMLQIGAFIVLIVLSFMASGAEVAYFSLTKPEIDEFKEADKPEGKRVWNLISEPKKLLATILITNNFVNVAAILVASAFLRDLPGRADWNPQFAALIEVVVITALLLFFGEIIPKVFAAKNRITLVKLLSWPLWLLKKLLSPLAQMLIRGTSIVEKRVKLKEEQVSLDDLRHAISLTSGGKAEETEEEENGNDEILKGIVNFSNIAVKSVMRARVNVIAVDISMPFQELLDFIRENNYSRLPVYDTHLDNIKGLLHVKDLLPYLKEDSKPFKFEDILRDAYFIPESKKIDTLLEEFKTQHLHMAIVVDEFGGTAGIVTLEDVIEEIFGEINDEFDSQDWVYSKLSDDTYIFEGRISLNDVRKIVGLDEDVFEDARGDNDSLGGLILELHGKIPAVGEIITYKHYQLHVEAVSKKRITMVKFVIMAQELSE; the protein is encoded by the coding sequence GTGGACCCTGACCCTGGGAATTTTTTGCTTTCCTTCACCATCCTCGATGCATGGCCACTCACTGGCCCGCAAATGCTACAGATCGGCGCTTTCATTGTGCTGATCGTGCTTTCGTTTATGGCATCTGGCGCCGAGGTAGCCTATTTCTCCCTCACCAAACCCGAAATTGACGAGTTCAAGGAAGCTGACAAACCAGAAGGCAAGCGAGTCTGGAACCTCATTTCCGAGCCTAAAAAGCTGCTCGCCACCATCCTGATTACCAACAACTTCGTCAACGTAGCCGCCATCTTGGTTGCTTCTGCCTTCCTCCGCGATCTTCCAGGAAGGGCAGATTGGAATCCTCAATTTGCCGCGCTAATCGAAGTCGTAGTGATCACAGCCTTGTTGCTTTTCTTTGGTGAAATCATTCCCAAGGTATTCGCAGCCAAAAATAGAATCACCCTCGTCAAGCTGCTTTCCTGGCCACTTTGGCTCCTCAAGAAACTCCTGTCCCCATTGGCACAAATGCTCATCCGGGGAACCAGCATCGTGGAAAAAAGGGTCAAACTCAAAGAGGAACAAGTATCACTTGACGACCTCAGACATGCGATTTCCTTGACATCGGGTGGAAAAGCAGAAGAAACGGAAGAAGAGGAAAACGGCAACGATGAGATCCTCAAGGGCATCGTCAACTTCTCCAATATCGCCGTCAAAAGCGTCATGCGTGCTCGTGTGAATGTGATCGCAGTGGATATTTCCATGCCGTTTCAAGAGCTGCTGGACTTCATCCGCGAGAATAATTATTCGCGCTTGCCAGTGTACGACACTCATTTGGACAATATCAAAGGCTTGCTCCATGTAAAGGATTTGCTCCCCTATCTCAAGGAAGACAGCAAGCCTTTCAAATTTGAAGATATTCTCCGGGATGCCTATTTCATTCCGGAAAGCAAGAAAATCGATACGTTGCTGGAAGAATTTAAGACCCAGCATCTCCATATGGCCATCGTAGTGGACGAATTTGGCGGAACCGCTGGAATCGTGACGCTAGAAGATGTCATCGAGGAAATCTTCGGGGAAATCAACGACGAGTTCGACAGCCAAGACTGGGTGTACTCCAAGCTCTCTGACGACACCTACATTTTCGAAGGGCGCATTTCCTTGAATGATGTCCGGAAAATTGTGGGATTGGACGAGGATGTATTTGAAGATGCCAGGGGGGACAACGATAGTCTCGGTGGTCTTATCCTCGAGCTTCACGGAAAGATCCCAGCGGTTGGTGAAATCATCACCTACAAGCATTATCAATTGCACGTAGAAGCCGTGAGCAAAAAACGTATCACCATGGTCAAGTTCGTGATCATGGCCCAAGAACTCAGCGAGTAG
- a CDS encoding alpha/beta fold hydrolase produces MKSLRWLKALSLVAILSVAVCWYVLPRTIITPRRIHAAHVSPDAQTPIQHLEIEGVGGILLSGILVEPAGEAQANIILLHGISGSKEKQLGFGLRLAQRGIRALVVDHRAHGTSEGTYCTYGFYEKQDVSLWVEKMEALYPDESIGVWGHSLGGAIATQTLAIDQRLDFGIIESAFADLPTIVNDYQARIFGFPLPFIAAWSLDRAGEVAAFDPQLVSPATDAKEIIQPVLVVHGDADLHISAEYGKRIYEAIPHSRKAWIPIEGASHYDVQKVGGQPYFDRLVAFILSHRATQVYSAP; encoded by the coding sequence ATGAAATCACTTCGTTGGCTCAAGGCCCTGTCTCTGGTTGCCATCCTTTCAGTCGCTGTTTGCTGGTACGTCCTACCCAGAACGATTATCACTCCTCGACGAATCCATGCTGCACATGTTTCCCCAGATGCTCAGACGCCCATCCAGCACCTGGAAATCGAAGGCGTAGGCGGTATCCTCCTCTCCGGCATCTTGGTCGAACCCGCAGGTGAAGCGCAGGCCAATATCATCTTGCTTCATGGAATCTCGGGCTCCAAGGAAAAGCAGCTTGGGTTTGGCCTGAGGCTTGCCCAAAGGGGTATTCGAGCGTTGGTGGTGGATCACCGCGCCCACGGGACAAGTGAAGGTACCTATTGCACCTATGGATTCTATGAAAAACAGGATGTAAGTCTTTGGGTGGAGAAAATGGAGGCGCTGTATCCGGATGAATCGATTGGGGTTTGGGGGCATTCCTTGGGTGGGGCTATTGCTACCCAAACACTCGCCATCGATCAACGGCTTGATTTTGGCATCATCGAAAGTGCATTTGCGGATCTTCCGACCATCGTGAATGACTATCAAGCAAGAATCTTTGGGTTTCCTCTGCCCTTCATTGCAGCATGGAGTCTGGATCGAGCAGGGGAAGTTGCGGCCTTTGATCCCCAATTAGTTTCTCCAGCGACAGATGCCAAGGAAATCATCCAACCGGTCCTGGTGGTTCATGGAGATGCCGACCTCCATATTTCTGCGGAATATGGCAAGCGTATCTACGAGGCCATTCCCCATTCGCGGAAAGCATGGATTCCCATCGAGGGAGCTTCACATTATGACGTTCAAAAAGTTGGAGGCCAGCCATATTTTGATAGATTGGTGGCATTCATATTGAGTCATAGAGCTACTCAAGTCTATTCGGCTCCCTGA
- a CDS encoding Rne/Rng family ribonuclease, translating to MNELVVSKSEDGLRIAILQEKKIVELHHEKLSEEFSVGDLVLGKVKKIVPGLNAAFVDVGHPRDAFLHYFDLGPQVRSLLKYLKAAKGFRNGQVVELDKIRPLPDINKHGKMEEVLKPNQDVLVQVVKEPISTKGPRLSSEISLPGQYVVLVPFAKSVSVSKKIRSSDERRRLRVLAESLCPKNFGLIVRTAATGKDAATLGKDIFGILDKWKDMSLALGKAKSPTKVLSESNRATSILRDMLSQGFDTIHTDDKQAFQDIETYLKNNQPEYLKALKLYKGKVSLFQAMGLEKQIKASFGKIASMANGAYLVIEHTEAMHVIDVNSGSKNLNNNTLEETALKVNLEAATEIARQLRLRDMGGIIVVDFIDLKKPENRKILNDHFRKVMKQDRAKHSILPMSKFGLVQITRQRVRPQIDIQTSEVCPSCNGTGKIQASILIADEISNNLDYLIRQNKERKLTIVANPYVSAYLRRGFLKSFQFTWFHNYWVWVKIKDDTSLPFTEVKYYNSEGEEIKF from the coding sequence GTGAATGAGTTAGTTGTAAGCAAAAGTGAAGACGGCCTCAGAATCGCAATTCTGCAGGAGAAAAAGATCGTTGAACTTCACCACGAGAAACTTTCGGAAGAATTCTCTGTCGGTGATCTCGTTCTGGGAAAAGTCAAAAAAATCGTCCCAGGGCTCAATGCAGCCTTCGTGGACGTTGGGCATCCACGAGATGCTTTCCTTCACTATTTCGATCTGGGTCCACAAGTGAGATCCCTGTTGAAATACTTGAAAGCCGCCAAGGGCTTCCGAAATGGTCAGGTCGTAGAGCTCGACAAGATCCGCCCCCTCCCCGACATCAACAAGCATGGCAAGATGGAGGAGGTGCTGAAGCCCAACCAAGATGTCTTGGTTCAGGTGGTCAAGGAACCTATCTCGACCAAAGGCCCACGACTCTCCAGCGAAATTTCCCTGCCAGGACAATACGTTGTACTTGTCCCGTTTGCCAAGTCCGTCTCCGTATCTAAAAAGATTCGGTCTTCCGATGAGCGCCGACGCCTTCGTGTGTTGGCTGAGAGCCTGTGCCCAAAGAACTTTGGGCTCATCGTACGTACTGCCGCTACCGGCAAAGATGCCGCTACCCTCGGCAAGGACATCTTTGGTATCCTCGACAAATGGAAAGATATGAGCCTTGCGCTCGGTAAAGCCAAGTCGCCTACCAAAGTCCTCAGTGAATCCAACCGGGCTACCAGTATCCTCCGGGATATGTTGAGCCAAGGCTTTGATACCATCCATACGGATGACAAACAGGCTTTTCAGGATATTGAGACCTACCTGAAAAACAACCAGCCTGAGTATCTCAAAGCCCTCAAACTTTACAAAGGTAAGGTCTCCCTTTTCCAGGCTATGGGTCTGGAAAAACAGATAAAAGCTTCTTTTGGGAAAATTGCTTCCATGGCCAATGGTGCGTACCTCGTGATTGAGCACACCGAAGCCATGCACGTCATCGACGTCAACAGTGGTAGCAAGAATCTCAACAACAACACCCTCGAGGAAACTGCCCTCAAGGTCAATCTCGAAGCCGCTACCGAAATCGCCCGCCAGCTTAGACTGAGAGATATGGGCGGAATCATTGTGGTGGATTTCATCGACCTCAAAAAACCGGAAAATAGAAAGATCCTAAACGATCATTTCCGGAAGGTCATGAAACAAGACCGAGCCAAACATTCGATCCTGCCAATGAGCAAATTTGGCTTGGTACAGATCACCCGCCAACGGGTACGGCCGCAGATTGACATTCAAACTTCAGAGGTTTGCCCGAGTTGCAACGGCACCGGCAAAATTCAGGCTTCCATTTTGATCGCTGACGAGATCTCCAACAACTTGGATTACCTCATCAGACAAAACAAGGAACGCAAACTGACCATCGTGGCAAACCCCTATGTTTCGGCCTACTTGCGCCGTGGTTTCCTCAAAAGTTTTCAATTCACTTGGTTCCACAATTATTGGGTGTGGGTCAAAATCAAGGATGATACCTCTCTCCCGTTTACCGAAGTGAAATACTACAACAGCGAGGGAGAAGAAATCAAGTTTTAA
- a CDS encoding HU family DNA-binding protein, which yields MTKAEVIVEISQKTGIDKADVSASLEGFFAVVKNSLATGENVYIRGFGSFVVKHRKEKVGRIISRNQPIVIPEHYVPSFKPAKVFVEKVKTADIKVS from the coding sequence GTGACTAAGGCAGAAGTAATCGTAGAGATCTCCCAGAAGACGGGCATTGACAAGGCAGACGTTTCCGCATCTCTTGAGGGATTTTTTGCCGTTGTGAAGAATTCTTTGGCTACGGGAGAAAATGTATACATCAGAGGTTTCGGTAGTTTTGTCGTAAAACATCGGAAGGAGAAGGTAGGGCGAATCATTTCTCGCAACCAACCTATCGTAATTCCTGAGCACTACGTGCCTTCTTTCAAGCCTGCCAAGGTGTTCGTTGAAAAGGTGAAGACCGCAGACATCAAGGTATCCTAA